From the Bdellovibrio reynosensis genome, one window contains:
- a CDS encoding DEAD/DEAH box helicase yields the protein MTPITTVDSFESFGLSAPVMAAMQDMGFTTPTPIQRQALPLLLAGAQDFIGLASTGTGKTAAFGIPLVENIDATIKDTQALVMSPTRELALQVAEQLTLLGKKKGIRVVTIYGGASYRTQMDGIKRGAHIVVATPGRLVDFIEQKIIKLQNVKTLVLDEADEMLNMGFKDDLEVILKATHPEDQDSHRAACRTWLFSATMSTEVRRISNSYLENPETVQVNKTGGTAETIEQVYFTVKNSYKTEVISRLLQTLPEFYGIIFCQTKMEVAELADILTQRGFPADSLHGDKSQAEREQTLKKFKQRQVKVIVATDVAARGLDIKDLTHVVNHSLPWDAESYVHRIGRTGRNNQKGTAITLVNPEQLHLLRRVMQSTKAVMTKGVVPSADEVAGLKIKDVIDKVSTMKADNPQLQLASDLITDLTQSDDINLKEFTKEEMLARFIVAYFPNVFVKKDLMLDYMGDKIPRELLPRDPRDNRFTSGRGSDRGDRGGDRGPRRFGRDRGPRRDDRGDDNFDRGSERFAERRGSSSGGGFRSFRNESEGSDRPQRTERAERSDRSEKPSFRGGDRSEKPSFRSERSERSERAPRSERSERGERGSGERREHSGIKRFRPSANSSSKRAPRD from the coding sequence TTATGGCGGCTATGCAGGACATGGGCTTCACAACGCCGACTCCTATTCAACGCCAAGCCCTTCCGCTTCTACTTGCTGGTGCCCAAGACTTTATCGGTCTTGCTTCCACTGGTACTGGTAAAACTGCTGCTTTCGGTATTCCTCTTGTTGAAAACATCGATGCAACCATCAAAGACACTCAAGCTCTTGTCATGAGCCCGACTCGTGAACTTGCTTTGCAAGTGGCTGAACAATTAACCCTTCTAGGTAAGAAAAAAGGCATCCGCGTAGTTACGATTTACGGTGGTGCTAGCTACCGCACGCAAATGGATGGTATCAAACGTGGCGCACACATCGTAGTTGCGACTCCAGGCCGTTTGGTTGATTTCATTGAACAAAAAATCATCAAACTTCAAAACGTAAAAACCTTGGTACTAGACGAAGCCGATGAAATGTTAAACATGGGCTTTAAAGATGATTTGGAAGTTATCTTAAAAGCGACTCACCCTGAAGATCAGGATTCACACCGCGCTGCTTGCCGTACTTGGTTGTTCTCGGCAACTATGAGCACAGAAGTTCGCCGCATTTCTAACAGCTACCTTGAAAATCCAGAAACTGTTCAGGTCAATAAAACTGGTGGCACTGCTGAAACTATCGAGCAAGTTTACTTCACTGTTAAAAATTCCTACAAAACAGAAGTGATCTCTCGCCTTTTACAAACTCTTCCAGAATTTTACGGCATCATTTTCTGCCAAACTAAAATGGAAGTGGCAGAACTTGCTGACATTTTGACTCAACGTGGATTCCCAGCGGATTCTTTGCATGGTGATAAATCCCAAGCAGAGCGTGAGCAAACTTTAAAGAAATTCAAACAACGCCAAGTAAAAGTGATCGTAGCAACAGACGTTGCTGCCCGTGGTCTTGATATTAAAGACCTGACTCACGTTGTGAATCATTCACTTCCTTGGGATGCTGAGTCTTATGTTCACCGTATCGGTCGTACGGGCCGTAACAACCAAAAAGGAACTGCCATCACTTTGGTAAACCCTGAACAGCTTCACCTTCTTCGCCGTGTTATGCAAAGCACGAAAGCAGTGATGACTAAAGGTGTGGTTCCTTCTGCTGATGAAGTGGCTGGTTTAAAAATCAAAGACGTTATCGATAAAGTCAGCACGATGAAAGCGGACAACCCACAGTTGCAACTAGCTAGTGATTTGATCACCGACCTTACGCAAAGTGACGACATCAATCTTAAGGAATTCACGAAAGAAGAAATGCTTGCGCGTTTCATCGTCGCTTACTTCCCGAATGTATTCGTGAAGAAAGACTTAATGCTTGATTATATGGGCGACAAGATTCCTCGTGAACTTTTACCTCGTGATCCAAGAGACAATCGCTTCACAAGTGGCCGTGGTTCTGACCGTGGCGATCGCGGTGGTGACCGTGGTCCTCGCCGTTTCGGTCGTGATCGTGGCCCGCGCCGTGATGACCGTGGTGATGACAACTTTGACCGTGGCAGTGAAAGATTCGCAGAACGCCGTGGCTCTTCTTCAGGCGGCGGTTTCCGTTCTTTCCGTAATGAATCAGAAGGCTCTGACCGCCCTCAACGCACTGAAAGAGCTGAAAGATCGGATCGTTCAGAAAAACCATCATTCCGTGGTGGTGATCGCAGCGAAAAGCCTTCTTTCCGTTCAGAGCGTTCGGAGCGTTCAGAAAGAGCACCAAGATCCGAAAGATCAGAGCGCGGCGAGCGTGGCTCTGGAGAGCGTCGCGAACACAGCGGCATCAAGCGCTTCCGTCCAAGCGCTAACAGCAGCTCTAAGCGCGCCCCTCGCGATTAA